In the Sandaracinus amylolyticus genome, ATGTTCGGCAACAGCGAGCGACGCACCCAGCAGTGGTTCAAGCAGGTCGATCCGCCGGGCGAGGCGCGCGACGATGCATGGCAGACGATCGCAGTCGCCCACCGACTGATGGAGCGCGGATTCGCGGGAATGCGCGACGCCGAGGGTCGATTCCTGTTCCACACGACCGACGCACAGGGGCGCGAAGTGCCGATCTGGGATTTCCGCCACTACTACGACGTAAACGTCGACGAGCGCCTGTTCGAGGAATACCGACGCTTCACCCGCGTCAAGCACAAGGATCTCGCGCCCTACCAGGAGTACGTGCGGGCGCGCGGCCTGCGCTGGCCGGTCGTCGAGCGCGATGGCGTCTGGCACGAGACGCGATATCGATTCGTCGAAGGCGAGGACTCGTACGTGCGCGCCGGCGCAGGCGTGCAGTTCTATCACTCGACGACCCACGACGATCGCGCGCAGATCTGGTTCCATCCCTACGAGCCTCCGCCGGAGTCGCCCGACGACGAATATCCGTTCTGGCTCTGCACCGGTCGCGTGCTCGAGCACTGGCACTCGGGGACGATGACGATGCGCATCCCGCCGCTGCGGCGCGCGATGCCGCAGAGCTACCTCGAGATGGGCCGCGCCGACGCGCGGCGGCTCGGAGTGCAGGACGGCGAGGTCGTGCGTGTCGAGTCGCGACGCGGGCACGTCGATCTGCCGGTGTGGATCGAGGGGCGCGGGCGCCCGCCCGAGGGCTCGCTCTTCGTGCCCTTCTTCGACGAGCGACTGCGCATCAACGACGTGACGCTCGACGCGCACGACCCGTTCTCGAAGCAGCCCGACTACAAGAAGTGCGCAGTGCGCGTGCGCCGGCTCGCAGGAGGCGCGCGGTGAACGACGCGCTCACGGCGCGCGCGCTGTACGTGCTCGCGTTCGTCGTCGTGGGCGGCGCGGTCGCCGGCTACGTGGCGGGCACGCGGCCGAGCCCACCCGCGGTGCGCACCGAGCCGAACGCGATCGCGATGCACGACGACGCCCTCGCGCTCGCGCCTTCGTACGCCGATCTCGGCAGCGACGATCCCGGTGCGATCGGCGCACGGCAGCGCGCGGCGTTCGCCGCGATGCTCGCCGATCGTCCGGCGCTCGGTGCGGAGCGGAGCCCGGCGAGCGAGGCCGAGCGCATCGCCGCGCTCGAGGGGCGCGCGGCGATGCGCGCGTGCGACGGAGCGCCGCCTCGAATCCCTCACGCGATCACGCAGCTGGAGACGCGGAATTGCGTGAGCTGTCATGCCGAAGGCGTGCGCGTCGGACCGCAGGTCGCGCCGGCGATGAGCCACGCGGCCTACACCAGCTGCACGCAGTGCCACGTGGTCGACGAGGCGCCGATGCCCGGCGCGGAGCGCGCGCTCGAGACCGGGCCGCCGATCGCGACGACGTTCGTCGGGCTCGCCTCGGCGGAGCGCGGCGAGCGCGCGTGGGACGGCGCACCGCCGCAGATCCCGCACCCGACGCGCATGCGAGAGCGCTGCGAGAGCTGTCACGGCACGCTCGCGGAAGGACTGCGCACGACGCATCCGTGGCGACAGAGCTGCACGCAGTGCCACGCACCGTCCGCGGCCTTCGATCAGGCACCGACGACGACGGGAGGACGCTGATGGAGCGCACCACGCGACGTGGTCTGTTCTCGATGGCGCGCCGGCTCGCCGGAGGCGCGGAGTCGGACTGCCACGCTGACTCCGATGCTCCGGAATCGACGCCCGTCGACTCCGACGTTCCGCCGTGGGCGCGACGCGCCGCGGCGCGCTCGGCGCCGCATCCCGCGTCGGTCGCGCGGGTCCTGCCGTTCGCGTGCCTCGGCGGCTCTCCTTCGTTCTGCAGCGCGTGCGTCGAGCACTGCCCGATCGAGGGCGCGCTCCAGCTCACCGAGCGCGCGCCGCGCGTCGATCCCGATCGCTGCGACGGATGCGGCGCGTGCGAGCGAGTCTGCCCCGCACCCCAGCGCGCGATCGTCGTCCTTCCCCGACTTCCTGCGAACGGAGCCCGATCATGAGCGCAGCGCCGGCAGAGCTTCCCGACGTGTTCCAGGGCGAGCTCGATGGTGCGCTCTTCGAGGCGCTGTTCGACGACCTCGCGCGCTTCGCGACCATCGAGAGCGTGCACCTCAAGAGCGGCCCCGACGCCCACGCCGACGAGACCCCGATCACCCTCGACAAGGCACGCCTGCTCCTCGTGCTCGGCAGCGTGCACGGCGTGCGCATCCGCTATCAGCACGAGGGCGTCGAGTGGATCGACACCATCCTGCGTGGCCGGCGCGCGCTGCGCCTCGTGCGCCTGCGCGTCCCCGGCGCGCGCCCGAAGCGCCGCCTGCAGGTCGTGCGCTGATCGCGATCAGTGCGCGTCGGACGCAC is a window encoding:
- a CDS encoding 4Fe-4S binding protein, which gives rise to MERTTRRGLFSMARRLAGGAESDCHADSDAPESTPVDSDVPPWARRAAARSAPHPASVARVLPFACLGGSPSFCSACVEHCPIEGALQLTERAPRVDPDRCDGCGACERVCPAPQRAIVVLPRLPANGARS